The Dehalococcoidia bacterium genome includes a region encoding these proteins:
- a CDS encoding branched-chain amino acid ABC transporter permease — LVIMYRTTGVLNLAIGETSTLAAFLAWTLIVSAGLPYWLGLILAAGALGLAGAALEAGVLSRLSDRDPLTMIVITAGLLSLVRDFDSVIWGDRPRAFPTPFHGPVVHGFGMYFSRPRLGTFLSVCVAIALLVWFFQRTRLGLALRAAAQRPEAALLCGVPVRRMRTLGWGVATALGAVGGILIANIILLDTHMLEGGLIYALAGAALGGLDQPAGAIVGGVVVGVMDGLVGSIGLFKEIQLPVVVLLVFIVLTAWPDGLLGTRAVRSI, encoded by the coding sequence GCTGGTGATCATGTACCGCACCACGGGCGTGCTCAACCTGGCGATCGGCGAGACGTCGACGCTCGCCGCCTTCCTTGCCTGGACCCTGATCGTCTCGGCTGGTCTACCCTACTGGCTCGGCCTGATCCTCGCGGCCGGCGCCCTGGGGCTGGCGGGCGCGGCGCTAGAGGCCGGCGTGCTCAGCCGCCTGAGCGACCGCGACCCGCTGACGATGATCGTGATCACCGCCGGCCTGCTGAGCCTGGTGCGCGATTTCGACAGCGTCATCTGGGGCGACCGGCCGCGCGCCTTCCCCACGCCGTTTCACGGGCCGGTGGTTCACGGCTTCGGCATGTATTTCTCGCGGCCGCGTCTCGGCACGTTTCTCTCCGTGTGCGTCGCGATCGCCCTGCTCGTCTGGTTCTTCCAGCGCACGCGGCTGGGGCTGGCCCTGCGCGCGGCGGCGCAGCGGCCGGAAGCCGCCCTCCTCTGCGGCGTCCCCGTGCGGCGCATGCGGACGCTCGGTTGGGGCGTCGCCACGGCGCTGGGCGCCGTCGGCGGCATCCTGATCGCCAACATTATTTTGCTGGACACGCACATGCTGGAGGGCGGGCTGATCTACGCGCTTGCGGGCGCGGCGCTGGGTGGGCTCGACCAGCCGGCAGGCGCGATCGTCGGCGGGGTGGTCGTCGGCGTCATGGACGGCCTGGTGGGCAGCATCGGGCTGTTCAAGGAGATCCAGCTGCCGGTCGTGGTGCTGCTGGTGTTCATCGTCCTGACGGCGTGGCCGGACGGCTTGCTTGGCACGCGCGCCGTGCGCAGCATCTGA